From a region of the Macrobrachium nipponense isolate FS-2020 chromosome 3, ASM1510439v2, whole genome shotgun sequence genome:
- the LOC135221900 gene encoding pancreatic triacylglycerol lipase-like, whose amino-acid sequence MLLLPSHSLGKQEASLRRLCMMSFLVVSLGLREAQGHEIFGSTAMDFLKGLPEVGRALKNTLQAALAPIFQPRGATAQSRAGTAGDGSHTYCYGELGCIAMSRDFYHPIHRPINLAPGKREDVRVTFTIKSKEDPVGVAVPWNDVRKAKESSFKPSRKTKVIIHGFMNGRDMPFMEDMSKAFLSNYDVNIIWIDWTDGSLVLYNRAVANSLLVSLEITHFLKWLRDNMGLNPADIHLIGHSLGSHIAGYVGEKIPGLGRITGLDPAEPFFQHLPSTVRLDPSDANFVDVIHTDSDSIFNIGQGFGLRQPVGHVDFYPNDGKRQPGCEAPLAVPFRRMSRKTSLKNVWNAVENMIGCNHKRAVELFTDSIKSQCPYMAFHCDSYEDYMSGKCLSCGVDGTGCALMGLHADTWRGAGTGKELVQLFTSAGTAPNFCRYHYQIVVELGDLPGTERDRLGKLYTTFIDGDGRKMTFDLTSKHPKQFTSRSHHSFFVENEENFGDVREVEVKWAMERRGSQSTQTSLSLQKLAIRNVDTYPLKESVSRQGRSESTFFFCEKYGAPVMIADQETVTLKASSSCFGSG is encoded by the exons GTCTAGGTAAGCAGGAGGCTTCGCTGAGAAGGCTGTGTATGATGTCGTTTCTCGTTGTGAGTCTCGGTTTGCGAGAGGCTCAGGGTCATGAAATCTTCGGCAGTACTGCTATGGATTTCCTGAAAGGCCTCCCCGAAGTGGGACGCGCTCTGAAGAACACCCTTCAGGCGGCCCTGGCGCCTATTTTTCAGCCTCGAGGTGCCACGGCCCAAAGCAGAGCTG GCACAGCTGGAGATGGATCACATACTTATTGCTACGGAGAATTGGGATGCATCGCTATGAGCAGGGACTTCTACCACCCCATTCACAGGCCAATAAACTTAGCTCCAGGGAAAAGGGAAGACGTCAGAGTTACCTTCACGATCAAATCAAAGGAAGATCCCGTAGGAGTTGCTGTACCTTGGAATGATGTCAGGAAGGCCAAGGAGTCGTCGTTTAAGCCCAGCAGGAAAACGAAAGTTATTATTCACGGCTTTATGAACGGCAGGGACATGCCCTTCATGGAG GATATGTCAAAGGCCTTCTTGAGCAATTACGACGTCAACATAATATGGATAGACTGGACGGATGGGTCCCTAGTCCTTTACAACAGAGCTGTAGCGAACTCGCTTCTTGTCAGTCTGGAAATTACTCACTTTTTGAAATGGCTCCGGGACAATATGGGTCTTAATCCGGCAGATATTCATCTCATTGGTCATTCCCTAGGGTCCCACATAGCAG GATATGTAGGAGAGAAGATTCCTGGTCTGGGTAGAATCACGGGCCTGGATCCTGCAGAGCCTTTCTTCCAGCACCTTCCGAGTACAGTTCGTCTGGACCCATCTGATGCCAATTTTGTGGACGTCATTCATACTGATTCGGACTCCATCTTTAACATTG GTCAAGGTTTTGGTCTGCGACAGCCAGTTGGTCACGTAGATTTTTACCCAAATGACGGTAAGCGGCAACCCGGATGTGAAGCCCCGTTGGCTGTTCCGTTCAGGCGGATGTCCAGGAAAACGAGTCTCAAAAATG TCTGGAACGCAGTTGAGAATATGATTGGCTGCAACCATAAGAGGGCGGTGGAATTGTTTACGGACTCAATTAAATCCCAGTGTCCTTACATGGCTTTCCACTGCGACTCCTATGAAGATTACATGTCG GGCAAGTGTCTTTCGTGCGGTGTCGATGGCACTGGCTGCGCTCTTATGGGTCTTCACGCCGATACCTGGCGCGGAGCAGGTACAGGAAAGGAACTAGTTCAGCTTTTCACCTCGGCCGGGACTGCGCCTAATTTCTGCA GGTACCATTACCAGATTGTCGTAGAACTGGGAGACTTGCCAGGTACTGAAAGGGATAGACTGGGTAAACTCTATACAACCTTCATTGATGGAGATGGAAGGAAAATGACGTTTGATCTCACTTCAAA GCATCCGAAGCAGTTTACCTCCAGGAGCCACCACAGCTTCTTCGTCGAAAACGAAGAAAACTTCGGAGACGTCAGAGAAGTTGAGGTGAAGTGGGCAATGGAGCGTCGTGGATCCCAGTCGACGCAGACCAGCTTGTCCCTTCAGAAACTGGCCATTCGTAATGTCGACACTTACCCACTCAA GGAGAGCGTCAGTCGGCAAGGCAGAAGCGAGAGCACGTTCTTCTTTTGCGAAAAATACGGCGCCCCGGTCATGATCGCCGACCAAGAAACCGTGACGCTTAAAGCCTCTTCCAGTTGCTTCGGGAGTGGTTGA